Proteins co-encoded in one Aspergillus flavus chromosome 2, complete sequence genomic window:
- a CDS encoding ras family-domain-containing protein → MATPIPTFKLVLVGDGGTGKTTFVKRHLTGEFEKKYIATLGVEVHPLNFTTNLGQIQFDVWDTAGQEKFGGLRDGYYINGQCGIIMFDVTSRITYKNVPNWHRDLVRVCENIPIVLCGNKVDVKERKVKAKTITFHRKKNLQYYDISAKSNYNFEKPFLWIARKLVGNTSLEFVAAPALAPPEAQVDPELLAKYKAEMDEATAQPLPDEDDADL, encoded by the exons ATGGCtaccccaatcccaacctTTAAGCTTGTCCTTGTCGGTGACGGTGGTACTGGAAAG ACCACCTTCGTCAAGCGCCACCTTACTGGCGAATTCGAGAAGAAGTATATCGCAACTCTCGGTGTCGAAGTGCACCCTCTTAATTTCACCACC AACCTTGGACAAATCCAGTTCGACGTGTGGGATACTGCCGGTCAGGAGAAGTTCGGTGGTCTGAGAGATGGTTACTATATCAACGGCCAGTGCGGTATCATCATGTTCGATGTTACCTCCCGTATCACCTACAAGAACGTCCCCAACTGGCACC GTGATCTCGTCCGTGTCTGCGAGAATATCCCCATCGTGCTGTGCGGCAACAAGGTTGATGTCAAGGAGCGTAAGGTGAAAGCCAAGACCATCACCTTCCACCGCAAGAAGAACCTCCAGTACTACGATATCTCCGCTAAGTCGAACTACAACTTCGAGAAGCCCTTCCTCTGGATTGCTCGGAAGCTGGTCGGCAACACCTCGCTG GAATTCGTTGCTGCCCCTGCTCTTGCTCCTCCTGAGGCACAAGTCGACCCGGAACTTCTGGCGAAGTACAAGGCGGAGATGGATGAAGCCACGGCCCAGCCTTTGcccgatgaggatgatgccGACCTGTAA
- a CDS encoding 26S proteasome non-ATPase regulatory subunit 9, producing the protein MGIHMDDNIHAPTVASGPTTTGGPDRDPAKLSMVELMQEKERIEEELSALSSVLTSHGVNMNSSLTTFDDFPRADIDVAQIRTIRTKIIRLRYDHKEVMKYLEKGIHDHFSNLQRAQGDTSSISNTNGSRGTQSNLTSNSPSDAAMLGPPFARVNSVAAASPADQAGLKAGDKIRSFGTINWINHERLSKVAESVQQNEGRTLIVKVLRQDNGDVTELDLELVPRRDWGGRGLLGCHLVPL; encoded by the exons ATGGGAATACATATGGACGATAATATTCATGCTCCAACAGTGGCCTCCGGTCCTACAACGACCGGAGGGCCTGACCGCGACCCGGCCAAGCTCTCCATGGTCGAACTGATGCAGGAAAAGGAGCGTATTGAAGAGGAACTTTCGGCGTTGAGCAGTGTCCTTACGTCT CACGGTGTTAACATGAATTCATCGCTGACAACATTCGACGACTTCCCACGAGCCGATATCGACGTTGCCCAGA TCCGCACAATACGCACAAAAATTATTCGACTTCGCTACGATCACAAAGAGGTCATGAAATATCTCGAGAAAGGTATTCACGATCATTTTTCGAATCTTCAACGCGCGCAAGGCGATACCTCTTCTATCAGTAATACAAATGGGTCTCGCGGAACACAATCCAATTTAACTAGCAATTCTCCGTCGGACGCCGCGATGCTTGGGCCACCGTTCGCACGAGTAAACAGTGTCGCAGCCGCAAGTCCTGCGGATCAGGCTGGACTGAAAGCGGGAGACAAGATACGCAGCTTTGGGACCATTAATTGGATTAACCATGAGCGTCTCTCCAAGGTGGCTGAATCGGTCCAACAAAACGAGGGG CGTACTTTAATTGTCAAAGTTCTGAGGCAGGATAATGGTGATGTCACAGAACTGGACTTGGAGCTTGTGCCACGACGAGATTGGGGTGGCCGTGGTTTATTGGGCTGTCATCTTGTTCCTTTGTGA
- a CDS encoding rho guanyl nucleotide exchange factor, with amino-acid sequence MEGLKEEVAEKHHLVMGDFDLEAKRRNLTDSHASEEHTSSFLPFKRWLNSFRAKRSYSPCQRLRYVEGWSDTTQTRCENTNALPCGGGQDLQWECLSGHSSNLETIKTSTLSVASQSVARSRGTTQSTNRSFGSDLRGSIESLRPALSLSIDEEAHNRAVKRRKVLREIITTESDYVFGLKALINVLFLFSARPEIYYNLHQIRELHEDLLARIRKVTPMSSLAAVEYDRLVPQGVHERFNPTALSPRALQNRSMRTRCFKRSVLSRFKALAAEANEALEVAVEIGKLSASFATYMDFCSNYEQLTEDVDILRQSVPNWSVLENGIEALSKSVSSIENQALENNKSMLLHDLLIKPIQRLCKYPLLLQELLKWTHIQDDPTAHDGIHQALEGVRAMINQINNTPGNPVNKGMVQRTLFLQEMLRLPKLVAVHNIYKQLGPMTLCGVLHATYQSSTYLAGDYMVCVLFKSHFLLAKTKNDDRSLEVVACLYVCDAKIDTLRNGKGLCCHGCFFSWKLVFQIQNTKFELVLSASSAYEEKQWKTEFLKSAALSANMQRPVSSELRGYSFLTLDLAPLDQMASFEPSFSRMASVHSVAVSRVESDLQHVVIKRTHCPHKLGQTARHVDGEFERPNLSVPESPVILTTRRQDRIRLERIISSVYTREYLPYPGMSLAKGDILFRPGTIMRRFTVRPGVYRRSSSVNIPRSQSVVEKLYSTRETPQRKWSNDSDKDEAFHAKWGLSDEKNVGCLLKSSMGTMKHSKTLRLRNHPKPSCGLRRQQTDMGDGNCGRARVESPSLKTSIRIMFNSMSLRRPKRSPGLRVCVSGG; translated from the exons ATGGAAGGGCTCAAAGAAGAGGTGGCTGAAAAGCACCATTTAGTCATGGGAGACTTCGATTTAGAGGCGAAACGCAGGAATTTAACCGATTCACATGCGTCAGAAGAGCATACCTCAAGCTTTCTACCGTTTAAACGTTGGTTAAACAGCTTTAGAGCAAAAAGGAGCTACAGTCCCTGTCAGCGTCTAAGATACGTGGAGGGCTGGTCGGATACTACGCAGACACGCTGTGAGAATACCAATGCATTGCCCTGTGGAGGAGGACAGGATCTGCAGTGGGAATGTCTCTCGGGTCACTCATCCAATCTGGAGACCATCAAGACGAGTACTTTGAGCGTTGCCAGTCAAAGTGTAGCGAGATCAAGGGGAACCACCCAGAGTACGAATCGGAGTTTTGGCTCAGACCTGCGTGGGTCTATAGAGAGCTTAAGACCAGCATTGAGCTTATCGATCGATGAGGAAGCACACAACCGCGCTGTTAAGCGGCGTAAAGTTCTTCGAGAGATTATTACTACTGAGTCGGACTATGTGTTTGGCTTGAAAGCCCTTATCAAT gtgcttttccttttctccgcAAGACCGGAGATCTACTACAATCTCCACCAAATTCGCGAACTACACGAAGACCTTCTGGCACGGATCCGGAAGGTGACGCCAATGTCTAGCCTTGCTGCGGTAGAATATGACAGATTGGTGCCTCAGGGTGTACATGAGCGCTTTAATCCTACTGCTCTGAGTCCGAGAGCGCTTCAGAATCGATCTATGAGAACACGTTGTTTCAAGAGATCCGTACTTTCGCGCTTTAAAGCACTTGCAGCAGAAGCGAATGAAGCACTGGAAGTTGCAGTTGAGATTGGAAAGCTA TCAGCGTCATTTGCAACATATATGGATTTCTGTAGCAATTACGAGCAGCTTACGGAGGATGTGGATATTCTACGTCAATCAGTGCCGAACTGGTCGGTTTTGGAGAATGGTATCGAAGCCTTGTCGAAGTCAGTATCGTCGATTGAGAACCAGGCCCTCGAAAATAACAAATCGATGCTGTTGCATGACCTCCTCATAAAG CCAATCCAACGCCTTTGCAAGTATCCATTACTGCTCCAAGAGTTACTAAAGTGGACCCATATTCAAGACGACCCAACTGCGCATGACGGAATTCACCAAGCTTTGGAGGGCGTTCGTGCCATGATCAATCAAATCAATAACACGCCTGGCAATCCGGTTAACAAAGGGATGGTACAAAGGACCCTCTTTTTACAAGAAATGCTAAGGCTCCCCAAACTG GTTGCTGTTCATAACATTTACAAACAATTGGGACCAATGACTCTTTGCGGAGTTCTCCATGCCACATACCAGTCTTCGACATACCTTGCAGGTGACTATATGGTCTGTGTCTTATTCAAGAGCCACTTTTTGCTGGCCAAAACCAAGAATGACGATCGCAGCTTAGAAGTGGTCGCGTGCTTGTATGTCTGTGATGCGAAGATCGATACTCTAAGGAATGGAAAAG GTCTTTGCTGCCATGGGTGCTTCTTCTCATGGAAATTGGTGTTTCAAATTCAAAATACAAAGTTTGAGCTCGTTTTGAGTGCCTCATCCGCGTacgaagaaaagcaatggaAAACCGAGTTTCTCAAGTCAGCCGCACTATCGGCTAATATGCAAAGGCCAGTGTCCTCGGAGCTGCGAGGATATTCCTTTCTTACCCTGGACTTGGCCCCTCTGGATCAAATGGCGAGTTTCGAGCCTTCATTCTCTCGTATGGCCTCTGTCCACTCGGTAGCAGTTTCACGCGTTGAGTCCGACCTGCAGCATGTAGTGATCAAGAGAACGCACTGCCCACACAAGCTAGGACAGACTGCTCGTCATGTAGACGGCGAGTTCGAGCGACCGAACTTATCGGTTCCAGAGTCACCAGTTATACTGACAACTCGAAGACAAGACCGGATAAGATTGGAAAGAATTATCTCATCGGTGTACACTCGGGAATACCTCCCATACCCTGGGATGAGCTTAGCGAAAGGCGACATTCTCTTTCGGCCGGGCACAATTATGAGGCGCTTTACTGTCCGTCCGGGGGTCTACAGACGTTCAAGTTCGGTGAACATTCCCCGAAGCCAGTCTGTTGTTGAGAAACTTTACTCTACCAGAGAGACTCCTCAGCGTAAATGGTCCAACGACAGTGATAAAGACGAAGCTTTCCACGCTAAATGGGGACTTAGCGATGAGAAGAATGTCGGCTGTCTTTTGAAATCCAGCATGGGAACCATGAAACACAGTAAAACATTAAGGCTAAGGAACCACCCAAAGCCATCTTGCGGCCTTCGTCGCCAGCAGACAGACATGGGAGACGGAAATTGTGGACGCGCCCGCGTCGAGAGTCCTTCATTGAAGACATCTATCCGGATCATGTTTAATTCCATGTCATTGAGGCGACCAAAGAGAAGTCCAGGCTTACGCGTGTGTGTTAGTGGAGGATAA